TACAACAAAATCAATTCTGGTGTTTTATGGGAAACTCCAGCCCAATGTGCAAAGAACTCCTTCCATTCTCCCAAATAAAACAAAGTTTTTGCATAGAGTGCCACTTCTTCCTTTGTTAAATCTCTATCATTTTTAATTTCCACTAGCCTAGACCTAACAACGGTCAAATGACCCGCATGAAAAGCATCGGATAGGATTTTGAAATCATTTGCATGGGTAGGGTTAGACCGTGAACAATGTAAAAACGGAAAAAATAACAAACAAAAAACAATACACTTTTGATTCATAATCTCCTCCAATCCGTTTGTTGGAAAATATCATCTAATGAAAACGAAACCTTTTGATTCCAAATCCAATCGAACCGTTTGACCTCATTATTAGAAAAATTAATCCATAACATTCGGATGTGAACCTCATTTGGTTCGGAGGGAAAACAAAACCGCAAAAGTAAAACTTGAGCTGCTCCTATCCTTTCGGCTCGTTCTTTCCAAATTTGAATCCTTGATCGATCTTCGAAGGATTGGTTTTTCAGTGTTTTATGGAATTGATCTAAATGATCCTCTGGAACAGGAAAAGCGTTTTCCTCCCAAACCCCATCATTCAAAACAACAGAATAACCAACCTCTTCCAATGCTTCCAAAATGTTCAGACTAATTTCATTTTCTTGCGTATAACTTTCATTAAATATCCGCGCGGTTTTAGTTACAAAAAGTAACTTCGATCCTATCGGAACTTTGAAGGACTTTGTTTTTACGGTTCGTGAACTATCGACACAAGATAGTAAGAAAAGAAAGACAAGAAACAACATACACTTCATTTTGCTTCCACCTGAATGACAAATGCTGATTTCATTTTTTTGCCCGAACTTGATTTTGCCTCTGCATCCAATCGAAATTCATAAAATGGATAAAAACTCGGAGCAGTTGCTGAAGCGGAAAGGTTAAAATCCCCTCCAGTAGAAATATTCCCAAACAAACTACCGTTACAACTAGCCTCACTTTCCGCAAAAGAATAGGTTAGTTCTCGACAGCCAAATGGTAAAACAGTTTGACAATGGCTCCATACCCAAGTCGACAAACGAATGTTTGTTGAAGGTGGAGAAATTTTTGAAAGTCTTGTTGCACCAATCACAGAAGAAGTATCCATATATTGGTTAAACATAATTCGAAAATTATCTGTATTCACATCGGCACAAGCTTGTGAACTTAAAGACCCACCAGTGCCATCGTCTCCACCACGAAACTGGTAAAAATTAGGACTTAAAATGGGCAACCCTCGACTCCAAAAACAAGTTAGGGAATCCCAACGAGAACCGGCAATAGAACCTAATTCCTGAATTCCCAACCCACAATTTTGTGATTCTAATCCAAATCCAATCACCTCCGGGTCATTTCCATCCCTACCCACCAAAAAACCTAAGCGAATTGTCTCTGTTAGTTCCTCTCCATCCAAAGAGTGTAAACCTGCGGGGAATTGAATGTGGTATCTTGTTTCAGGCAACAAAACGGTATCTAGTAAAATTGTGAATTGAGTTGGGCTTTCCCATTCCAAACGGTAGGAAATACTTGGTTCGATACGTAACCCAAGTCCCACTTCGGTTTGGTTCATAGGTTTGGTAAATTGGACTTGGATGGGAGGGGGGCCTGGAACACCAGAACAGGCAGAAGAAACATCGCTTAAATGTATGCCGACAGGAATTCCTCCGGCCAAACATTCTTCTTCTGTTCCCGTCAAAACAAAAACAGATGTTAGGTCTGGGGGAGAAGGATTTTCCTTATCTCCTACCCGAAAGGGAATGTTATAAACCCGATCTAAATCTTTTCCATCTTTGCCTTCGCATTGTTTTGTGAGACGAACGATATAACCACCTGAAGGTAGTTCTTCTTTGGGTGAAAATTTTAAAGTGATCTCTGAGGTTTCAAAACTTCCTCTGACTGGTGGTTCCAATGAAAAAGCAGTAACACAAGACTGGATGGACATAGGATGGCTAAAGGCAAAAGATATATTTGTCTTTGGATCTACGTTTGTGGAATCAGAAGTTGGACTCAACATTAGAACCCGAGGAGAATCTCCACCACTCAAAACTCCCATCCAATCTTCCAAAGAACCTAATTTTGAATTGCATTGAAATAATAGAACGATAAGTAAGAATATACAATTCCATCTAACGAGTTTCATACGAATCCTCCATAAAAAATGGGTATTGTTTTCTAAATTTTGGTTCGTTAATTTTTTTAATTCCAAAAGATTGTTCCTGTTTCCAATCTTCCAGAATCCTCGTTAGTTCACTTTGGTTTATTTTAGATTCTAATCGGTAGTAACGATTTTCAAATGGGTTTTCTCCCAATAATAAAACGAGGTCCAAGGCCGTAGAAATATATTGAAAGTAATGGTCTAATAGAATTTCCAAACCAACAAATACCTCTTCTTCCGATTTTAAATAATCTAATTCAG
The window above is part of the Leptospira terpstrae serovar Hualin str. LT 11-33 = ATCC 700639 genome. Proteins encoded here:
- a CDS encoding Ig-like domain-containing protein, giving the protein MKLVRWNCIFLLIVLLFQCNSKLGSLEDWMGVLSGGDSPRVLMLSPTSDSTNVDPKTNISFAFSHPMSIQSCVTAFSLEPPVRGSFETSEITLKFSPKEELPSGGYIVRLTKQCEGKDGKDLDRVYNIPFRVGDKENPSPPDLTSVFVLTGTEEECLAGGIPVGIHLSDVSSACSGVPGPPPIQVQFTKPMNQTEVGLGLRIEPSISYRLEWESPTQFTILLDTVLLPETRYHIQFPAGLHSLDGEELTETIRLGFLVGRDGNDPEVIGFGLESQNCGLGIQELGSIAGSRWDSLTCFWSRGLPILSPNFYQFRGGDDGTGGSLSSQACADVNTDNFRIMFNQYMDTSSVIGATRLSKISPPSTNIRLSTWVWSHCQTVLPFGCRELTYSFAESEASCNGSLFGNISTGGDFNLSASATAPSFYPFYEFRLDAEAKSSSGKKMKSAFVIQVEAK